From a region of the Myxococcus fulvus genome:
- a CDS encoding type I polyketide synthase produces the protein MTTDSTPRLSDLPPLKLALLARKVESKLSLALSEPIAIIGMGLRFPGGADTPEAFWELLKEGREAIAPIPSSRWDVDAYYDPTPGTPGKMYTRHGAFIHGVEDFDPQFFGISPREASRMDPHQRLLLEVTWEALERAGLSATDLKGSSTGVFVGMMNEDFSHLMTDATQIDLHTASGSGLSVAAGRLAYSLGLQGPTMAVDAACSSSLVTVHLACQSLRTRECDLALAGGISLILSPLTSVVNCAMRMLSAKGRCSTFDASADGFVRGEGCGMLALKRLSDAVADRDPILALLRGSATNHSGQSSGLTVPNGNALAKVMRAALKSGGVEPEQVDYLEAHGTGTAIGDPIEMEALGRVFGPARSREEPVVVGSVKTNIGHTEGAAGVAGIIKVVLALQHEEIPAHLNLETPNPNIRWDALPVVVPRKRMTWARGAKRRIAGVTAFGFNGTNAHVLIEEAPLVEAAPVEVAPSPQLLLLSARSAPALQALARRYAEYFSTETAHRPAFGDVCFTANTGRVAFAHRVALVASSDSEARQRLTGFVQGEQVPGVWSGSGRQRPRLGFMFGGWERDWQGWGRGLFESESVFREAVLHCESALGRPLIPGLFSAQGADSRPLGPGLALPGMFAVQCGLVHLWRAWGITPSAVLGIGAGEYAAACAAGVLTWADGMALVATLGEQLERATPGAELRVERPEHLADVLPRFPDVCLLGLDAEGRGILSGTRATLETVRAELLQHGGHAEPRDTSHAITQTAWSAAREVVAAAARSKVHERPRVPWLSSLTGRVMESPSAECWRESAGAPGQWLAAMDVLSGHGVTGYLDVGPGAGWMALGQRVRPASVRSWFPSLRAPGDDRTALLESFAGLVAAGAEVAWSEFYRDRPHDKVVLPTSCFQRSRYWFDRPATPDVPTALPGGDLEALAGQLDLLEQLTDEQVQALLEGQKRRG, from the coding sequence ATGACGACGGACTCCACCCCCCGCCTCAGTGACCTGCCGCCGCTCAAGTTGGCGTTGTTGGCGCGCAAGGTCGAGTCGAAGCTGTCGCTGGCGTTGAGCGAGCCCATCGCCATCATTGGGATGGGTCTGCGGTTTCCTGGAGGCGCGGACACGCCGGAGGCCTTCTGGGAGCTGTTGAAGGAGGGGAGGGAGGCCATCGCGCCCATCCCGTCTTCGCGCTGGGATGTCGACGCGTACTACGACCCGACGCCGGGGACGCCGGGGAAGATGTACACGCGGCACGGTGCCTTCATCCATGGGGTGGAGGACTTCGATCCGCAGTTCTTCGGCATCTCTCCCCGCGAAGCGTCGCGGATGGACCCTCACCAGCGATTGCTCCTGGAGGTGACCTGGGAGGCGTTGGAGCGCGCGGGCCTGTCGGCGACGGACCTGAAGGGCAGCTCCACGGGTGTCTTCGTCGGCATGATGAACGAGGACTTCTCGCACCTGATGACAGATGCGACGCAGATCGACCTGCACACGGCCTCGGGCTCGGGGTTGAGCGTCGCGGCCGGGAGACTGGCCTACAGCCTGGGACTTCAGGGGCCGACGATGGCCGTCGACGCGGCCTGCTCGTCGTCGCTGGTCACGGTGCACCTGGCATGTCAGAGCCTGCGGACCCGCGAGTGTGACCTGGCCCTGGCCGGTGGCATCAGCCTCATCCTGTCTCCGCTCACGTCCGTGGTGAACTGCGCGATGCGCATGCTCTCCGCGAAGGGGCGATGCAGCACGTTCGACGCCTCGGCGGATGGCTTCGTACGAGGCGAGGGCTGCGGGATGCTCGCGCTCAAGCGACTGTCGGATGCGGTCGCGGACAGGGACCCCATCCTGGCGTTGTTGAGAGGCTCCGCGACGAATCACAGCGGTCAGTCGAGCGGCCTGACGGTCCCCAATGGCAACGCGCTGGCGAAGGTCATGCGCGCGGCCCTGAAGTCCGGAGGGGTGGAGCCCGAGCAGGTGGACTACCTGGAGGCCCATGGCACGGGGACGGCCATCGGAGACCCCATCGAGATGGAGGCGCTGGGGCGCGTCTTCGGGCCCGCGCGCTCGCGTGAGGAGCCGGTGGTCGTCGGCTCCGTGAAGACCAACATCGGCCATACCGAGGGCGCAGCGGGGGTGGCGGGCATCATCAAGGTCGTGCTCGCGCTCCAACACGAGGAGATCCCCGCGCACCTGAACCTGGAGACGCCGAATCCCAACATCCGGTGGGATGCGCTGCCTGTCGTGGTGCCTCGGAAACGCATGACCTGGGCGCGCGGGGCGAAGCGACGAATCGCCGGAGTGACGGCGTTCGGCTTCAACGGGACGAACGCGCATGTCCTCATCGAAGAGGCGCCCCTCGTCGAGGCCGCGCCCGTGGAGGTCGCGCCGTCACCCCAGCTCCTGCTGCTGTCGGCCCGCTCCGCGCCAGCGCTCCAGGCCCTGGCGCGGCGCTACGCGGAGTACTTCTCGACGGAGACGGCGCACCGGCCCGCGTTCGGGGACGTCTGCTTCACGGCCAACACGGGCCGGGTTGCGTTCGCGCATCGTGTCGCCCTCGTGGCGTCGAGCGACAGCGAGGCCCGCCAGCGGCTCACGGGCTTCGTGCAGGGGGAGCAGGTACCCGGCGTGTGGAGCGGCTCTGGGCGGCAGCGGCCCCGCCTCGGATTCATGTTCGGAGGTTGGGAGCGGGACTGGCAGGGGTGGGGACGAGGACTCTTCGAGTCCGAGTCTGTCTTCCGAGAAGCGGTCCTCCACTGCGAGAGTGCGCTGGGCCGCCCTCTCATTCCTGGGCTCTTCTCCGCGCAAGGGGCGGACTCACGCCCGCTAGGACCGGGCCTCGCGCTCCCGGGGATGTTCGCGGTGCAGTGTGGGCTGGTGCATCTGTGGCGAGCGTGGGGCATCACGCCGTCGGCCGTGCTGGGCATCGGCGCGGGGGAGTACGCGGCCGCCTGTGCCGCGGGCGTGCTCACCTGGGCGGACGGAATGGCGCTCGTGGCGACGCTGGGCGAGCAACTCGAGCGCGCGACCCCTGGTGCCGAGTTGAGGGTCGAGCGGCCCGAGCATCTCGCGGATGTGCTCCCGAGGTTTCCAGACGTGTGCCTGTTGGGGCTCGATGCAGAGGGACGCGGCATCCTCTCTGGAACGCGCGCGACCCTCGAAACGGTGCGGGCGGAGTTGCTCCAGCACGGGGGTCACGCCGAGCCGCGCGACACCTCACATGCCATCACGCAGACGGCCTGGAGCGCCGCACGTGAGGTGGTGGCCGCGGCGGCGCGCTCGAAGGTGCACGAACGCCCTAGGGTCCCCTGGCTGTCATCGCTCACGGGGAGGGTGATGGAGTCGCCGAGCGCGGAGTGCTGGCGAGAGAGCGCGGGGGCTCCCGGGCAATGGCTCGCCGCGATGGACGTGTTGAGCGGACACGGGGTGACTGGGTATCTGGACGTGGGGCCAGGCGCGGGCTGGATGGCCCTGGGGCAGCGCGTGCGTCCCGCGTCAGTGCGCTCCTGGTTCCCCAGCCTGCGCGCCCCGGGCGATGACAGGACAGCGCTCCTCGAGAGCTTCGCGGGCCTGGTGGCAGCGGGGGCCGAGGTCGCGTGGTCGGAGTTCTATCGAGACAGGCCCCACGACAAGGTGGTGCTCCCGACGAGCTGCTTCCAACGCAGTCGGTACTGGTTCGATCGCCCCGCGACGCCCGATGTGCCCACCGCCTTGCCAGGAGGGGACCTGGAGGCGTTGGCGGGACAGCTCGACCTGCTCGAACAGCTCACGGACGAGCAGGTCCAGGCGCTGCTGGAAGGCCAGAAGCGAAGAGGCTGA
- a CDS encoding acyl carrier protein: MNQTQLLASLTRYIAEEILEGEAEELLPSTPLLELGILNSLETARMMSFIEKQYGITIPADAMRVENLATLSAITAMVEACAQASQR, from the coding sequence GTGAATCAGACTCAGCTTCTCGCCAGTTTGACCCGGTACATCGCCGAAGAGATTCTCGAAGGTGAGGCGGAGGAGCTCCTGCCCTCCACCCCCTTGCTCGAGCTCGGCATCCTGAACTCGCTGGAGACAGCGCGGATGATGAGCTTCATCGAGAAGCAGTATGGCATCACCATCCCCGCGGACGCGATGCGCGTGGAGAACCTCGCCACGCTGTCCGCAATCACAGCCATGGTCGAGGCCTGCGCGCAGGCCTCCCAGCGGTAG
- a CDS encoding peptidylprolyl isomerase: protein MHTRSIRTRVLSAALAVLALSACEGGGGAGPAKQAPQDSSPVVAVINDRNLTANEVKAKLDEQPLFVRNRYATLEKKKEFVDNLVRFELLVQEARRQGLEDDPEIKATVEKVMVQKLLRKQQEAAAGKLDEPELRKYFEEHQSEFVRPERVRVSHIFLEAPQADAGKRAQARTAATKLLADLKGKEAGPTKSAFELAASEQSQDPVSKSSGGDLGFRSREELTQSWGTALAEAAFGLKTPADIGQVVETEKGFHLVKLQSRQVGMDLSFEQARPRIEARLLGERRSKAMEGFIDGLRTKAKIEVKDAALEQVKIEGADTKAAEPAMAPTAQP from the coding sequence ATGCACACGCGCTCCATCCGAACCCGAGTCCTCTCCGCCGCCCTCGCCGTCCTCGCGCTCTCCGCCTGCGAGGGTGGAGGAGGCGCGGGCCCCGCGAAGCAGGCGCCCCAGGACTCGAGCCCTGTCGTCGCGGTCATCAACGACCGCAACCTGACCGCCAATGAGGTGAAGGCGAAGCTGGACGAGCAGCCCCTGTTCGTCCGCAACCGCTACGCCACGCTCGAGAAGAAGAAGGAGTTCGTCGACAACCTCGTGCGGTTCGAGCTGTTGGTGCAGGAGGCCCGACGTCAGGGGTTGGAGGACGACCCCGAGATCAAGGCGACGGTGGAGAAGGTGATGGTGCAGAAGCTGCTGCGCAAGCAGCAGGAGGCCGCCGCCGGGAAGCTCGACGAGCCGGAGCTGCGCAAGTACTTCGAGGAGCACCAGTCGGAGTTCGTGCGACCCGAGCGCGTGCGGGTGAGCCACATCTTCCTGGAGGCCCCTCAGGCCGACGCGGGCAAGCGGGCCCAGGCGCGCACGGCGGCGACGAAGCTGCTGGCCGACCTGAAGGGCAAGGAGGCGGGACCCACCAAGAGCGCCTTCGAGCTGGCCGCGTCCGAGCAGTCTCAGGACCCGGTGTCCAAGTCCTCGGGTGGAGACCTGGGCTTCCGCAGCCGTGAGGAGCTGACGCAGAGCTGGGGCACCGCGCTGGCGGAGGCGGCCTTCGGGTTGAAGACGCCGGCGGACATCGGCCAGGTGGTGGAGACGGAGAAGGGCTTCCACCTGGTGAAGCTCCAGAGCCGTCAGGTGGGCATGGACCTGTCCTTCGAGCAGGCCCGGCCGCGCATCGAGGCGCGCCTGTTGGGTGAGCGCCGCTCCAAGGCGATGGAGGGGTTCATCGATGGCCTGCGGACGAAGGCGAAGATCGAGGTGAAGGACGCGGCGCTGGAGCAGGTGAAGATCGAGGGCGCGGACACCAAGGCCGCCGAGCCCGCGATGGCTCCGACGGCCCAGCCGTAG
- a CDS encoding peptidylprolyl isomerase gives MVGRFDGGVVTQAELVEESARLPSPLREQFERPAGQREFVRSMIDKRLLAQEARVRGLHQKPEIHKQVQALEERLVIQELLAAEEKAAGTPGEQALREYYQQHRDELAQPERLRLARVQVVVPPGATATQRAQVKQKAERLAQRLRSGEALEKVAAEGDGRSGELGWVARGDLPDRELESVAFGLKKVGDTSGVVAEAKGYSVVRLLERREARVPAFEEVRAEVEGRALPQWKRKVLEGLLARLRETGSVSIDMPGTP, from the coding sequence GTGGTCGGCCGCTTCGACGGTGGCGTGGTGACGCAGGCGGAGCTGGTCGAGGAATCCGCCCGACTGCCCTCGCCCCTGCGAGAGCAGTTCGAGCGCCCCGCCGGCCAGCGCGAGTTCGTGCGCTCCATGATCGACAAGCGCCTGTTGGCCCAGGAGGCCCGGGTCCGTGGCCTCCATCAGAAGCCGGAGATCCACAAGCAGGTGCAGGCCCTGGAGGAGCGGCTGGTCATCCAGGAGCTGCTCGCGGCGGAGGAGAAGGCGGCGGGCACGCCGGGCGAGCAGGCGCTGCGCGAGTACTACCAGCAGCACCGCGACGAGCTGGCCCAGCCCGAGCGCCTGCGCCTCGCGCGGGTGCAGGTGGTGGTACCGCCCGGCGCGACGGCGACGCAGCGCGCCCAGGTGAAGCAGAAGGCCGAGCGACTGGCGCAGCGCCTGAGGTCCGGAGAGGCGCTGGAGAAGGTGGCGGCGGAGGGGGATGGGCGGAGCGGAGAGCTGGGCTGGGTGGCGAGGGGCGACCTGCCGGACCGCGAGCTGGAGAGCGTGGCGTTCGGCTTGAAGAAGGTGGGGGACACCAGCGGGGTGGTGGCGGAGGCGAAGGGGTACTCGGTGGTGCGGCTGCTGGAGCGCCGGGAGGCGAGGGTGCCGGCGTTCGAGGAGGTGAGGGCGGAGGTGGAGGGGCGGGCGCTGCCGCAGTGGAAGCGAAAGGTTCTGGAAGGATTGCTGGCCCGGCTGCGTGAGACGGGCTCGGTGAGCATCGACATGCCTGGGACGCCCTGA
- a CDS encoding peptidylprolyl isomerase has translation MRPGLRRAWRCCAWVLLAFTLGACQDEGIVAQVGKRDISKADVSALIASRSSRERPTSGEALDALVERSLLAEEARRSGLHEDAAVQARLRSVEREVLAQALLDKHLAEVTTEARLRERYAATREQLGRREVHVRQLMVRVPPGADDETRARAQSRMNALFARLAGGESFEKVASETSEETVSAARGGDLGPVLEGQVDDVFFTEAAQLSKGERSRPFSTAYGLHLLEAVADMKTVVPTFDEARGRLESDARRDAQAQLMKALRERIAVKTHPERLDAAASVATSQTGKE, from the coding sequence ATGCGCCCGGGGCTCCGGCGCGCATGGCGTTGCTGCGCGTGGGTCCTGCTCGCGTTCACCCTGGGCGCCTGCCAGGACGAGGGCATCGTCGCCCAGGTCGGAAAGCGCGACATCTCCAAGGCGGATGTCTCCGCGCTCATCGCCTCGCGCAGCTCGCGCGAACGCCCCACGTCGGGCGAGGCGCTGGACGCGCTCGTCGAGCGCTCGCTGCTCGCCGAGGAGGCCCGACGCTCGGGGCTGCATGAGGACGCGGCCGTCCAGGCTCGCCTGCGCAGCGTCGAGCGCGAGGTGCTGGCCCAGGCGCTGCTCGACAAGCACCTGGCGGAGGTCACCACCGAGGCCCGGCTGCGGGAGCGCTACGCGGCGACGCGGGAGCAGCTCGGCCGCCGCGAGGTCCACGTGCGGCAGCTCATGGTGCGTGTGCCTCCGGGCGCGGACGACGAGACGCGGGCCCGGGCGCAGTCGCGGATGAATGCACTGTTCGCGCGGCTGGCGGGCGGTGAGTCCTTCGAGAAGGTCGCGAGCGAGACCTCCGAGGAGACGGTGAGCGCGGCGCGAGGCGGAGACCTGGGACCGGTGCTCGAGGGCCAGGTGGACGACGTGTTCTTCACCGAGGCCGCGCAGCTCTCCAAGGGCGAGCGCTCGCGGCCGTTCTCCACGGCGTATGGCCTGCATCTGCTCGAGGCCGTCGCGGACATGAAGACGGTGGTGCCGACCTTCGATGAAGCGCGAGGGCGGCTGGAGTCGGACGCGCGGCGCGACGCGCAGGCGCAGCTCATGAAGGCGCTTCGTGAGCGCATTGCCGTGAAGACGCACCCGGAGCGCCTGGACGCCGCCGCGTCCGTCGCCACGAGTCAGACGGGCAAGGAATAA